A section of the Telopea speciosissima isolate NSW1024214 ecotype Mountain lineage chromosome 3, Tspe_v1, whole genome shotgun sequence genome encodes:
- the LOC122656812 gene encoding protein DEHYDRATION-INDUCED 19 homolog 6-like encodes MDMDLWASRVDTAKHLSAMQAARLSSENHLRMDDSEGDDDVRACFLCPFCYVDIEVPVLCAHLQEEHCFDVKNAVCPVCAATLGKDMIGHFTVQHAHLLKRRRKSQRSGLWTNSSAMFGKELRELNSFLGATSTNGRGSATDSVPDPLLSPFLCSIVIPDTKADQDKPSKNDVSASSNMKSMEPSASDESQEQDYRERNQRAEFFQQLILSTIF; translated from the exons ATGGACATGGATTTATGGGCTTCTAGAGTTGACACCGCCAAGCACCTCAGTGCTATGCAAGCTGCCAGACTCAGCTCTG AAAACCATTTGAGAATGGATGATTCTGAAGGAGATGATGACGTAAGGGCTTGCTTCCTCTGCCCCTTCTGTTATGTGGATATAGAAGTTCCGGTGCTTTGTGCCCATCTACAAGAAGAACATTGctttgatgtaaaaaatgcG GTATGCCCTGTATGTGCAGCAACTTTAGGTAAGGACATGATTGGACATTTTACAGTGCAGCATGCGCATTTGTTGAAG AGAAGGAGAAAATCTCAAAGATCAGGCCTATGGACTAATAGTTCAGCAATGTTTGGAAAAGAACTACGAGAACTGAACTCATTTCTTGGTGCCACTTCTACAAATGGTAGGGGAAGTGCAACTGACTCTGTACCTGATCCACTGCTGTCACCATTTCTATGCAGTATAGTTATTCCAGACACCAAAGCTGATCAAGATAAACCCTCCAAAAATGATGTGTCGGCTTCTTCTAACATGAAGAG CATGGAGCCTTCTGCATCAGATGAATCTCAGGAACAGGATTATCGAGAAAGAAACCAGAGGGCTGAGTTCTTCCAGCAGTTGATCCTATCAACCATTTTCTGA
- the LOC122656813 gene encoding uncharacterized protein LOC122656813, which translates to MASAAWEDEDWELCNDDGFVYKRKRRRQDLSTAPPAMDPEAEQRQLKERKKKALLKLKDQYQREIDQWEHMSQTLQAMENRTQPQPSSSPPPPPASSSMESAPKSDSSFRQLIDDLLLQAEVQETILQDLSNLCDTAENFCKAEEERLKKSFFDLPVWESPRVLMAHLCDESDD; encoded by the exons ATGGCTTCTGCAGCCTGGGAGGATGAAGACTGGGAGCTGTGCAACGACGACGGTTTCGTTtacaagaggaagaggagaagacaAGATTTGAGCACCGCGCCACCGGCTATGGATCCAGAGGCAGAGCAGAGGCAGCttaaggagaggaagaagaaagcgCTCCTAAAGTTGAAGGATCAGTACCAGAGAGAGATCGATCAGTGGGAACATATGTCCCAAACGCTCCAGGCGATGGAGAATAGGACCCAACCTcaaccatcttcttctcctcctcctcctcctgcatcTTCATCCATGGAGTCTGCTCCCAAATCGGACTCCAGTTTCCGCCAATTGATCGACGACCTACTCTTACAG GCGGAAGTGCAAGAAACCATTCTGCAGGATCTTTCCAATTTATGTGACACGGCGGAAAACTTCTGCAAGGCTGAAGAGGAACGCCTGAAGAAGTCCTTCTTCGACCTTCCCGTATGGGAAAGCCCCCGCGTCCTCATGGCTCATTTATGTGACGAATCTGATGACTGA